A window of the Thiomicrospira microaerophila genome harbors these coding sequences:
- a CDS encoding Mth938-like domain-containing protein yields the protein MKFTQHLDPNINLIRHYEPGLVEVNQKKLTQSCIITQKTLKPEWSVDSIQTLNQDHIQQLLDLNPEVLILGTGDTQVFPPAELFGYCARQGVSLEVMNNAAACRTYNVLTTEQREVVVGLIIESKPLQN from the coding sequence ATGAAATTCACACAACATCTTGATCCAAATATTAATTTAATTCGTCACTATGAACCAGGCCTGGTAGAAGTAAACCAAAAGAAGCTTACACAGAGCTGTATTATTACGCAGAAAACACTAAAACCAGAATGGTCTGTGGACTCGATTCAAACACTCAATCAAGACCATATTCAGCAACTGCTTGATTTAAACCCTGAAGTATTGATACTTGGCACAGGAGACACTCAGGTTTTCCCTCCTGCTGAGCTTTTTGGCTACTGTGCTCGTCAAGGCGTCAGTCTGGAAGTAATGAACAATGCTGCTGCATGTCGAACCTACAATGTTCTGACAACCGAGCAACGTGAAGTGGTTGTTGGTTTAATTATTGAAAGCAAGCCATTACAAAATTAA
- the thrC gene encoding threonine synthase: MNFIETRGNDGQFPLEVTFSEAILNPMSSFGGLYSPKYLPQLGADFLANHINSDYKTLAKAILNKFEVDIDEAVINQALSLYDAFDDSNNPVPVVKVYEDLYVSELFHGPTRAFKDMALQPFGTVLSAVAQARNEQFLILAATSGDTGPAALDTFRNKPNVQVVCMYPDGGTSDVQRLQMVTEDGKNLKVIGIKGDFDDAQSALKRLLTSPVFRETLSKKGIQVSAANSVNFGRIIFQTLYHVHSYLELVRQDAIKLGDKVYLNVPSGNFGNALGGYYALKMGLPVEQILIASNNNNVLTRFINEGVYDLRDSQVIPTSSPAMDILKSSNIERILFDLFGAERTKQLMLALDQDKYYRLTKEELSQVQAIFAADFCSDEEGQAYIKQAYDVGYLMDPHTATCFKVYETSRKNPTLKTIVYSTAEWTKFSPIIAKTLFGGELTADVNALKRIAEQGKVVIPPQIASLLTKPQLQDKVIAKEQIEEEIVRSL; this comes from the coding sequence ATGAATTTTATTGAAACCCGCGGTAATGATGGTCAGTTCCCACTTGAAGTGACCTTCTCTGAAGCCATATTAAATCCTATGTCCTCGTTTGGTGGGTTGTACTCACCAAAATATTTACCTCAACTGGGGGCGGATTTTTTAGCCAACCATATCAATTCAGACTATAAAACCCTAGCCAAGGCCATTTTGAACAAGTTCGAAGTGGATATTGATGAGGCAGTGATTAACCAAGCACTGTCGTTGTATGATGCGTTTGATGATAGCAATAATCCGGTTCCGGTTGTTAAGGTCTATGAAGACCTTTATGTGAGCGAACTGTTTCATGGTCCGACACGGGCATTCAAAGACATGGCATTACAACCCTTCGGTACAGTTTTATCTGCGGTCGCGCAGGCTCGTAACGAACAGTTTTTGATTTTGGCCGCGACCAGTGGTGACACCGGACCAGCAGCATTAGACACCTTCCGCAATAAACCTAACGTTCAGGTCGTTTGTATGTATCCTGACGGCGGAACATCCGATGTTCAGCGCTTGCAAATGGTAACAGAGGATGGCAAAAATTTAAAAGTGATAGGTATTAAAGGTGACTTTGACGATGCGCAATCGGCATTAAAACGTTTACTGACCTCGCCGGTATTCCGTGAAACCCTGAGTAAAAAAGGAATACAGGTCTCAGCCGCCAACTCGGTAAATTTTGGCCGAATTATTTTTCAGACACTTTACCATGTTCACAGCTACTTGGAACTGGTACGCCAAGATGCGATTAAACTCGGTGACAAGGTTTACTTAAATGTGCCAAGCGGTAACTTTGGTAATGCGCTGGGGGGTTATTATGCGCTTAAGATGGGTTTACCGGTAGAACAGATTTTAATTGCTTCGAATAATAATAATGTTCTGACCCGTTTTATTAACGAAGGGGTCTATGATTTACGCGACAGTCAAGTCATCCCGACCAGCTCACCGGCGATGGATATTTTGAAGTCGTCAAATATTGAACGGATCCTGTTTGATTTGTTTGGTGCAGAGCGAACTAAACAACTGATGCTGGCTTTAGATCAAGATAAATATTATCGGTTAACTAAAGAAGAGTTGAGCCAGGTTCAGGCGATTTTTGCTGCTGATTTTTGTTCGGATGAAGAGGGACAGGCCTATATTAAACAGGCATACGATGTGGGTTATTTGATGGATCCGCACACAGCAACCTGTTTTAAGGTGTATGAAACTTCACGCAAAAACCCCACGCTAAAAACCATTGTGTACTCTACAGCAGAGTGGACGAAGTTTTCCCCCATCATTGCGAAAACACTTTTTGGCGGTGAGTTAACGGCGGATGTCAATGCATTAAAACGCATTGCAGAGCAGGGGAAGGTTGTTATTCCTCCACAGATTGCGAGTTTATTGACCAAGCCGCAACTACAAGATAAGGTGATTGCAAAAGAGCAGATTGAAGAAGAAATTGTTAGGAGTTTATAA
- the mgtE gene encoding magnesium transporter, translating into MNNEEKIQTSEDQLLYLQQLIDQEDKAALIAFFADQEVLEIAHILESFPMKTRHWLWELIPEAFLGEVLAEVDENIRSEYLENLTASDVQQIVQGLDAQEIAEVLDATDDHIKDQVYSSLDEDIRAQVEVLHAYEDGVVGRYMDPETVNVKQGVSLEAVQRYIRIHHLLDDESQEIMITDKEKRLLGTLSLVDLIKYPQDALVDAYMHAPFTLNDQMKVADAAALLRSKELHFVPVVDSDGLLVGQLNAADVLEITQDDADATLKHMSGVSDEEEVFTPIMRSAKSRGVWLGINLMTAFLAASVIGQFEAVLDQIVALAILMPVVASMGGIAGSQTLTVVIRGLALGQIAGSNTRWIYNKELWVGMSNGFVWALVVGLIAQLWFGEPMITLVITLAIFINMSVANISGVLIPLVLKKLKIDPALSGAVILTTITDVVGFLSFLGLATLIILN; encoded by the coding sequence ATGAATAATGAAGAAAAAATCCAAACATCTGAAGATCAATTGCTTTATTTACAGCAGTTAATTGATCAAGAAGACAAAGCGGCTTTGATTGCCTTTTTTGCTGATCAAGAAGTACTTGAAATAGCTCATATTCTTGAATCTTTTCCTATGAAGACGCGACACTGGCTCTGGGAATTGATTCCTGAGGCTTTCCTAGGTGAGGTATTGGCAGAAGTTGATGAAAATATTCGTTCCGAGTATCTTGAAAACTTAACAGCTAGCGATGTTCAGCAAATTGTTCAAGGTCTCGATGCGCAAGAGATTGCTGAAGTTCTAGATGCCACCGATGATCACATTAAAGATCAGGTTTATTCCAGTCTGGATGAAGATATTCGTGCCCAAGTCGAAGTGCTACATGCCTATGAGGATGGTGTAGTTGGTCGTTACATGGATCCAGAAACTGTTAATGTAAAACAGGGGGTGTCGTTAGAGGCAGTCCAGCGTTATATCCGCATTCATCATTTACTAGATGATGAATCGCAAGAGATTATGATTACCGATAAAGAAAAACGCTTGTTAGGCACCTTGTCGCTGGTAGATCTAATTAAGTATCCACAAGATGCGCTTGTTGATGCCTATATGCATGCCCCTTTTACTTTAAATGATCAAATGAAGGTGGCAGATGCCGCGGCGTTGTTGCGCTCGAAAGAGTTGCACTTTGTGCCGGTGGTGGACAGTGACGGTTTGCTTGTGGGGCAGTTAAACGCGGCAGATGTTTTGGAAATTACACAAGATGATGCCGATGCCACTTTAAAACACATGTCGGGCGTGAGTGACGAAGAAGAAGTATTTACACCCATTATGCGCAGTGCGAAAAGCCGTGGCGTTTGGTTGGGGATTAATTTAATGACCGCGTTTTTAGCCGCCTCGGTGATTGGCCAGTTTGAAGCGGTGTTAGACCAGATTGTGGCCTTGGCAATTTTAATGCCGGTGGTGGCGAGTATGGGCGGTATTGCTGGAAGCCAAACCTTAACGGTGGTTATTCGTGGCTTAGCATTAGGACAAATCGCCGGAAGCAACACCCGCTGGATCTATAACAAGGAGTTATGGGTCGGCATGAGTAACGGGTTTGTTTGGGCCTTGGTCGTAGGCTTGATTGCGCAGTTGTGGTTTGGCGAGCCGATGATTACTTTAGTTATTACGCTGGCGATTTTTATTAACATGAGTGTGGCGAACATCTCAGGGGTACTGATTCCACTGGTTTTGAAAAAGCTAAAAATAGATCCAGCTTTATCGGGTGCGGTTATTTTAACCACCATTACCGATGTGGTCGGTTTCTTGTCTTTCTTGGGTTTGGCGACCTTGATTATTTTAAACTAG
- a CDS encoding homoserine dehydrogenase: protein MKSIRLGLLGLGTVGGGLVKILQTSEHDLGRKLGKKLTVQTIAVRDLTKPRAVDTKGIALTEDPFSVVNDPNVDLVVELMGGTTLARDLVEQAIKNGKHIVTANKALIALYGNELFALAEKHRVQIYFEASVAGGIPIIKALREGLAGNQIDWLAGIINGTGNYILTEMKKPDADFAKVLKDAQDLGYAEADPTYDVEGIDAAHKLTILASMAFGIELSFSRVYTEGISQITADDVRFANSFGYEIKHLGIAARTDEGYSLRVHPTLVPKTVLLADVNGVMNSVLVHGNHVGSTLYYGPGAGAGATASAVMADIIDLARGWDAPYEMHVPALGYHADQLEQNANILNIDQINTAFYLRFLVKDHSGVLARLSQTLADFDISIEHLHQDPMTEGNLALVVMTTNVVNEAILNKAMAVLEGLEDVEGKITKIRISDF from the coding sequence TTGAAATCGATTAGATTAGGACTATTAGGGCTAGGTACAGTAGGTGGCGGTCTAGTTAAAATTTTACAGACAAGCGAACATGATCTAGGTCGTAAACTAGGAAAAAAGCTGACTGTCCAAACAATAGCAGTGCGGGATTTAACCAAGCCTAGAGCAGTCGATACAAAGGGTATCGCGCTGACAGAAGATCCGTTTAGTGTGGTCAATGATCCAAATGTCGATCTAGTGGTCGAGTTAATGGGCGGCACCACGCTGGCACGTGACCTAGTTGAACAAGCCATTAAAAATGGTAAACATATCGTTACGGCCAATAAGGCATTGATTGCGCTCTACGGAAATGAGTTGTTTGCATTAGCCGAAAAGCACAGGGTTCAGATTTATTTTGAGGCTTCGGTCGCGGGTGGTATTCCAATTATCAAGGCCTTGCGTGAAGGTTTAGCGGGTAATCAAATAGATTGGTTAGCCGGTATTATCAACGGCACGGGTAACTATATCCTGACTGAAATGAAAAAGCCTGATGCGGACTTTGCTAAGGTTTTAAAAGATGCTCAGGATTTGGGCTACGCTGAAGCTGACCCGACTTATGACGTTGAGGGCATTGATGCTGCGCACAAACTCACCATTTTAGCGTCAATGGCGTTTGGTATTGAATTGAGTTTTTCTCGTGTTTACACGGAAGGTATTAGTCAAATCACGGCTGATGACGTGCGTTTTGCCAATAGCTTTGGTTACGAAATCAAACATCTGGGTATAGCAGCGCGTACCGATGAAGGTTACTCTTTAAGAGTTCATCCAACTCTAGTACCCAAAACCGTGTTACTAGCGGATGTAAATGGGGTGATGAACTCGGTATTAGTGCACGGTAACCATGTGGGCTCAACGCTTTATTATGGTCCGGGTGCCGGAGCCGGAGCGACCGCCAGCGCGGTAATGGCCGATATAATTGACTTAGCGCGTGGCTGGGATGCACCTTATGAAATGCATGTGCCCGCACTAGGCTATCATGCGGATCAGCTTGAACAAAACGCGAATATTTTAAACATTGATCAAATCAACACTGCATTTTACTTGAGGTTTTTGGTGAAGGATCACTCTGGAGTTTTAGCGCGTTTGTCACAAACTCTAGCGGATTTTGACATCAGTATAGAACACCTGCATCAAGATCCAATGACCGAGGGGAACTTAGCCTTGGTGGTCATGACGACTAATGTCGTCAATGAAGCGATACTTAATAAAGCGATGGCGGTTTTAGAAGGCTTGGAAGATGTGGAAGGAAAGATTACTAAAATACGTATAAGTGATTTCTAA
- the alaC gene encoding alanine transaminase translates to MTSEFQRIKRLPPYVFNIVGELKADARRRGEDIIDFGMGNPDQDTPKHIVDKMIEVVQREGTHRYSVSQGIPRLRKAICNWYKTRFDVDLDPDKEAVVTIGSKEGLAHLALATVEQGDTVLVPNPAYPIHPYGFVIAGADIRHVEMSPNVDFFEELEKAIQDSWPKPKMLVLNFPGNPTTQTVELDFFERVIEIAKHHNIWVIHDIAYADIVFDGYVAPSIMQVPGAKDIAVEFYTLSKSYNMPGWRVGFMVGNPTLCHALKRMKSYLDYGTFTPIQVAAITALEGPQDCVQEICDMYRVRRDVLCSGLNAIGWEVEPPKATMFVWAPIPEAYREMGSIEFSKKLLIEAKVAVAPGIGFGNYGDGHVRFGLIENEHRTRQAIRGIRDMFKKDGLIQPKE, encoded by the coding sequence GTGACTAGCGAATTTCAAAGAATTAAACGTTTACCGCCTTATGTATTTAACATTGTAGGTGAACTCAAGGCGGATGCGCGCCGCCGTGGTGAAGATATTATTGACTTCGGCATGGGTAATCCTGATCAAGATACCCCAAAACATATTGTCGACAAAATGATTGAAGTGGTGCAGCGTGAAGGCACCCATCGTTATTCGGTATCGCAAGGTATTCCGCGTTTACGCAAAGCGATTTGCAACTGGTATAAAACCCGATTTGATGTGGATTTAGACCCGGATAAAGAAGCGGTCGTGACCATCGGTTCCAAAGAAGGCTTGGCGCACTTGGCTTTGGCAACGGTTGAACAGGGCGATACGGTGTTAGTTCCTAACCCGGCCTATCCGATTCATCCCTATGGTTTTGTGATTGCGGGAGCGGATATTCGCCATGTTGAAATGTCGCCGAATGTCGATTTCTTTGAAGAGTTAGAAAAAGCGATTCAGGATTCTTGGCCTAAGCCTAAAATGCTGGTGTTAAATTTCCCGGGGAATCCGACAACGCAAACGGTCGAGTTGGATTTTTTTGAGCGGGTGATTGAGATTGCTAAACACCACAATATCTGGGTTATCCATGATATTGCCTATGCGGATATCGTGTTTGATGGCTATGTAGCGCCATCGATTATGCAGGTACCAGGCGCGAAGGACATTGCGGTCGAGTTTTACACCCTATCCAAGAGTTACAATATGCCGGGCTGGCGTGTAGGTTTTATGGTGGGGAATCCAACCTTGTGTCATGCGCTTAAGCGTATGAAGTCTTATTTGGACTATGGCACCTTTACACCGATTCAGGTTGCGGCGATCACGGCCTTAGAGGGACCACAGGATTGTGTTCAAGAGATTTGCGATATGTACCGTGTGCGTCGTGATGTGTTATGTAGCGGTTTAAATGCAATCGGTTGGGAAGTTGAACCTCCTAAAGCCACGATGTTTGTGTGGGCTCCGATCCCTGAGGCTTACCGTGAAATGGGCTCAATTGAATTTTCTAAAAAGCTTTTGATTGAAGCAAAAGTGGCCGTGGCACCCGGTATAGGTTTTGGTAATTATGGCGATGGCCATGTTCGTTTTGGATTGATTGAAAATGAACATCGTACGCGTCAAGCTATTCGCGGCATTCGTGATATGTTTAAGAAAGACGGCTTGATTCAACCAAAGGAGTAG